In the genome of Hippoglossus hippoglossus isolate fHipHip1 chromosome 9, fHipHip1.pri, whole genome shotgun sequence, the window ggtcaaggtcgctgtgacctcacaaagcataTTTTTAGCCTagtgaacacgatatctcgaGAACCTTTTGacggaatttcttcaaattttgtacGAATGTTCACTTGCACTCAgaaatgaactgatttgattttggtggtcaaagatcTGAAATAAATATCTAGTATGAAACTGTACTGGTTAGTGGAGTCATATTTTTTTGGGGCCCTTagcttcatgtttctgtctgacaTCTTTTATATCCGTCTAAATAATACTCATAAAACACCTTGAGCTCAAATGTACGTGGAGCTGATACGATTAAATTTATATCCTTGTTGTTTTCAGGCActtacacataaacacacacacatcacagtgtTACCTGATCAAACAGACTCATCCCCAGCACAGGTAGTGCTGTGTACACCAGGTTGTAAAGTGTTATGAACCACTCATCGTACACCGTCTGAGGAGTCAACAAGAACATCAAAATCAGAGGAGAAGATTTTAACAACTGGTTCAATCTTAGTAACAAAACAAAGGTAGATtgactttatttacatttctctttGGAAAATAATTTTGTAAAACCAGACAGTATTTGCTAAAACATCGTGGTACATAGTCGTCTACACAATGTGAACATGCtagtatttaaataatataaaataaaagagttgtTACATCTATTTCATGCTCTTGAAAGATGTTTGTCTAAACATTACATACTACACAAATGTACAacaatagaaatatacaactgtaaaaatataaataaaaaaaacttaaggGTATAAAAGGAAGTATACACGTAAAAAAATataagacaataaataaataaatagcattATTGTCTCTCCGttctctcacctgtgctgagAAGCCGCAGAAGAATCCGTACCAGAAGTGGACgaaggtgaaggtgaagttCTTATAGAAGAAGTAGCGCAGGAACTTGCACATGCGCAGGTAGGACCAGCGGCCGTGcaccagcaggaggcgctgcagGAAGCGAAACTGGGCGAAGGAGAAGTCGCTGGACAGCACCGCCTGCATCCCCTCCTGACCCGAGATGCCCACGCCGATGTGAGCCGCTGGGAAGAGAACAGGAAGGAAAGTCACGTATCTTTTTTTGTCTGAGGCAACTttattttggtctccaccagctcctgagaAAAATTAGATTATGTTTCCACCTTAAAACTTAGTGGAGGGAGATTCTGTGCATTTAGTCCAttctaaatgaataaacatttcCATCCCCTGAAGCTCTCTGCTGCCCCTGCTGGTACCTTTGATCATGCTCACGTCGTTGGCTCCGTCTCCGATGGCCAGTGTCACCACCTTCTTGTACTTTTTGACCAACTCCACCACCTGAGCCTTCTGCAGAGGAGTCACCCTGCAGCAGATCACTGCTTTACACATGCACGCCGTGCGCAGGAACTCCAGCTCCATGCTGCGCTCCAGGGCGTACGCCTGAGGGACCacgggagaagaagaggagcgtGATGATAAGGCGGGGATTACATAACTGCTGAACATTTTACAACTGCTCAATGTCTGCAGCTGTAAATGTCCACACAGCTGAAATGGCAGTAGAAGGATGAAGATTTGTGACATTAATTTCTGGCAGATCAAATGATGCTAATGCTGATTTGATCACAGTTGGATTACAGTACTTTTGAAAACTTGACGATTATAATCTTGactgataaagaaatatgataTATGTCTTTGCTTTAGCTGAAAATGGGATCACAGAATACAGTAAAGATGTCTGATGGAcaaacatcaaaataaagtcTTCATTCCTTAAGGTTTTTACAAGCAAATCAAGTCACAACGGAAAGTTACAGGATGCATGGTAATAATAAAGGTTCCGTACCAGACTGTGGCCGTTGATGACCAGGCCATGTTCTCCGTTCACCTCCTCGTCCATCATCACTCCTTTCACCAGACTCCTTCCCGGCAGTAACACCGAATCCACTGCATCTGGTTTCATGGAGGTTCGGGCATTTCTGCACcgcaagaaaataaaaaactggatgGATCCATGGAAACGCTTCACAATCAGCTTGTGGCTCAGATTCTCACGGTCAGTCTGAGTtccattattgttattttgagAACTCTGACCTCAGTTCCTCTCGGACGTCCTCCGGGGAGTTGCCTGAGACGATGAAGATCTCGTTCATCTCCTCTCGCAGTAGGTTGCACGAGTAACCGATGTTTTCAGCCGTTTCTGCAACAGAGATTTAAAACGTCATTGAATAGCCACAGTTCTATAATACTAGAAATTCTAAAAACTATAGTTCATAAAATAGGACAATAATCTCCCTGTCTTGTGTCCATGTTAAAAAGGTTATATAAAGATGTTTTATATCTATAATTGTATAAATTCTCATATTTGAAGTTACGTTACCTTGCTTGTCACCGGTCAAAACCCATATTTTGATGTCGGCTTTGGAGAGTTGCTCAATAGTCTGAGGAACTCCGTCCTGTAACTTGTCTTCTATGGCTGTTGCTCCGAGAAGCTGGTCacacatcatcaccatcatcatcatcatcatcatcatcatcatcatcatcatcatcatcatcatcatcatcaaaagcGTTATTTAATAGAAATCCAGTTGTGTTTGTTGGGCTCTTTACCAGCAGATCCTTCTCGATCTCCTCGTACAGCTGGTCCAGTTTGCTCTCCCGGTCGTCCATCGTCGTGCTGGCCTCATGGTGGCGCTGCTTCCACTCGTTGAAATACTCCTCATCCAGATCCTTGTAGGCCAGCACCAGCGTCCGCAGACCCTCCCCTGCAAACTCCTGCAGATCAGGAAACAAAACTTCACAGATGCAAATCTTTTATACTGAAGGAGATTGTGTATTTACTCTCAGGCCTGTCGAACACTGGAACACTTTGAGAGACCACCCAGAAATATTCCTTACGTTCAGGTGCTCTGTGGTGATGTCCATCAGTTTGCTGCAGGACTGATGCAGCCTCTCGTAGATGATCGTGTCGGCACCTTTACAGTAGAGAGAGAGTTTCCCCTCCGGACTCCGAACTGTGAACACgagtaaaaacataaacatttacacaGGAGAACAAAGTGAAGAGAGTGACCTCAACATCAGTTTGGAGTCACCATCAGTTTGACTCAGAGGTAAAACGTTTATATGAGAAATCAAACTAAGCAGGAGGATATTGATATGTATATGATTTTGTACCTATGACGGACATCCTCTTGCGAAAGTTGTTGAAATCCAGGATGGTCAGGAGCTCATAGCTGCGCTGCCGTCCCATTTCCACGATGGAAACGCTGTCCGGCGTTCGTGAGCGGAAGACGAAACCAAAGTTTCTGGCTGCCGTTACCAGAGCTCCCTCATCTGGAGACTGGGCCAGGTAGCGCAGCTCGCCTGCAGGGGAAGAACAAACTTAGTTTTCATTTGTCATAACTCTCCTTCCTTTATTCAGTTCTTTTCTTGAACGTAGTCTGAAGCTTTTTCAGAAAACCAAATTACTGAAATTTTACAACCAAGGTTATTTAAATGCCAAAGTGAGATTTTTatagaatcagaaatactttattgatccctgaaGGAAACTAGATTTTATTACAGTTGCTCCAATCACCAATAGAAATACATACAGACCTAGATAATCctaataaacagaaatataaaagaggCAGAGGGACGTCCTGGATGCCGACTCaccttccttcttctcctcagccATGACGGTGTGGCAGAGACTCAGCAGCCTGAAGAAGTCATGAACCTCGGGGTTCTCCAGCTTCACCGCCTCCACCAGCGCGTGGTCGTGGAACACGAAGCGGGGGTCGGCCAGAGGGTTGAAGGAGAAGTCCACCGTCTCCGTATGCTGGAGAGACAACAGAAGACGTCTTTACTGTCTCCACCTCCCTACTTGTGCCTAATACAAGGGATCTGTAAGATTGAGAATAATGATCCACTTGAATCTCTTCCAAAGAAAACATCTAATTTGATGTAATCCAGTGAAATCAATCTAACTCGAATCAATGATTTCGTGACAGCACATATCTTTAGTAGAAATTCAGAGGAATACAGTCGTTATCTGAGAGGAAAACTAACTTATCTTAACCTGAAGCAGATATAgatataaagaataaaaacatcagcCAATCACACGTGGGCGACagaataaaatgacaaacaaccTGATTCACTTCTTTGATTCGAGGTATTTACGTCACCACAGTTTAACTGACCTCAGTAATTTCTAGTCTTTGTCCGGTGTAGTCGACCACGTCTCCTGCGAAGAACAAGAAAGTGATGAATCAACGCTTTGTTTTTTCAGGAAGCATAAGAAAGTAGGTAGCTAACGGACGGATGCATTTTAAGTCCTTTTGAGCAATTTGTCAGGCCACAACCACGAGGGGCCCAAGAATATTCCCTGGGGAACTCCTAATTAAATTAATGCACCcagataaaatatttacaaCCCCACTTaagatcatttattttctctttagcTATTTGTGTCTCCAGTTTTCTGATACGCTCAGAAACACAGAACTGGAAACCACCAAAGAAAATAAACGTCTCGAATCTTACCGTAGGATTTGCCGTTGATGGAGCACTTGTTGAAAGTCATGATATTCTGAGTGAGCGTCCCCGTTTTGTCACTGAAGATGTACTTGATTTGACCCAGCTCCTCATTCAAGGTGGTGGTCCGAGCCTCGGCGGGGGTGTCGCTGCGAGCGTAGTACATCTTCCTGTCCCAGTCGATGTAGAAGCTGTTCCCGAGCCGAATGATCTCCACACTGCCGAACAAGATGTGGATACAGGAACTGGTTAGAAGGAGAATCTGTCCCTGATTTTGCCCCTGTCCGTTGGTTtgttaagcaaaaactactgaatggcTTTCCAGCCAAGCTCTGTACCTTGATTGATATACCTTGATACCTTAACTGCATCAACAGAAACTTCACACGTGCTGTTACCTGACGTAGAGAGAGATGGGAACCACCGTGTTGAGGATGATGACGTAGGACCAGAAGGTGAGGAAGGCGGAGAAACCGGCATCGATGCCGTCTTGCCTCGGCAGGAAGACCGTGAACTGGGAGCCCTCGTTCTTCTCCCAGAACAAGTTTCCTATCGCCAGGATGGTGCACATGAAGGCGAGGAAGCCGAAAATCTACAGGGAGAGAACGCAGAGGGAGAACTGGAGATGAAGATCATAGAAACACGTAACGCCTTTAATCAAGAGTATGAGTATTTCTTGAACTACAGTAAAAGTAAAGACAAAGTTAGAACCtgttaaaaaatctaaaaatgtctgATGGAAACATTCATATCAATTCcattcaatttaattaaaataactttattgtCCTCACCTGTTTATTCCAAATAAACCATAATGTCTGAATTAAAAATTAGCAACTTAATCGATCACGTCATCTCAACCAGACTCACACAGAGGACGAGGACGTTCATCAGACGATCGATACTGGTCCTCTTGAACGTGCTCTTCCCACAGTTCTGCATCAGCTTCGTCTCTGGACCTGCGAGCGAAACGTAAAACGAAGAAGAGACGAGTAAAGTCTCTTTACACATTATTTACAGTTTCTATTAGTTTCATTATAAGAATGAGTCCTTGTCCGTTAAACGTCCCGCTCACCTCCGAACAGCACCAGTCCAAAGCACCACTCGGTGTTCCTCAGGGTGCAGCCTCGCAGCAGGATCTTCTCGTTGTCCAGCGAGTACTTCTGACCGGCGTACGACAGTGTTCCCGTGAAGCGATCGAGGCGATTGTTGGGGGCTTCACATCGCACCTCGCCTTCGGGTCAGAGAGAGGAGACGCAGCAGGTTAGAGAACGAAAAACAGCTCAAATGTGATTACTGCGGTTTTTAAATTATACCATTAAAGTCAGCCAGTTTTTCAATGTCGTCCCCCAGGTCTCCTGTGATGGGCAGAGCCTGCCTCACCTTCAGGTTGGTTTCTCTGAGGAAGATGGGAGGaaacgaagaagaggaggaagaggggatgAAGACAAAATGGAAAAGCATAAGTGAACAGTGATAAAAGGAAGAACAgaacaacacaatgaaaacctgtatattattggtttgtttgtttttataactttctctaacattgcgaGATTAAATTTTTCGGGACATTTCTACTGATTTCAtatataattcatggatcttgatgaaaaaaataaaatcaggcacatttacaGGATTTtgatctatgagtgtgtgttattattattacacacatATTGTAATTCCAACACAAAGAAGCCAGACTGACCCGTCGAGCTCTGCTGTCTCGATGTAAACCAGGTTGAGTGGTTCACTgctggagagcagcaggaggtcgGCCTGAAATCAAACACGATGCCAGTTTGTTAGTCtgatgaacaaaacaaacatcgaAGGCAAAGTGTGTGAAACTATATAAAACagtgttataaataaaatatcatttatacataacaaatgcaaatgcagtGATTTCTGACAATTATAAAATTGATATTTACATTCTAGAAAATACACAGATTAAGACGTCAGCTGCCCTGAGATAAATTTTTTAAAGATCAATAAATTGCATCTAAAATACATGtagaagcttttattttgtagtgaCTCACAGTGACAAACTGGTTGTTTTCCAGCTTGATGATGTCGCCCACCTGCACGTCCATCCACTTCTCGCTCCGCAGTCTGAGAGCAGGAAACACACGTCAGGTACGAGGCTGTTTCCTCGTGTAAATCACACTATTGTCTTTATTCttatgtttgatgtgaacagtAACTGAAGCTCCTGCAGGATTTTTatacactgcactgctgccacGTGATTGGCTGACTGAGTAACTGCATGGTGAGGCAGGAGtacaggtgttcctaataaagtgctcgaTGAGTGTATTACATTATTATCAGTTATTTCTCCACCTCGATTCTGTGCCTGGAAACATGGAGGTGAGGTTTGAAGCAACTGTTAGAGCTTCACTTGTGGAGATAaacttttaaatacaattttaggTCCCAAGACACTGGGACCTGCTGGTTCTCTCTGGATAGTCTTGACTTGTTTATGTATATCTGAATTGTATAGTCCTGAATTTCGACCCATCTGTTTATTCGCTGTGTGTTAAATAATCTAAACTCTTTCCAGGAAcgccacaggaagcagctgcaggatggTGAGGAGCGCTTGTTTTGTATCCTGTTGACCTGAAGTCTGCTATCTGAAATATTTAAGGTATGCTTGATTTGTATATTGGATGTGAGGGATGCTGTATATAGACTTTCTCAACACAATGTTCAGAATGTGTTTAACAAGGAGGAGATAACAGGGACAGGTGTatttcccatgattcattgcacataaatacacatatatacttACTTTCTATCAATAAGAACTTGGGCCTTTCGGTTGTTGACTTGATTGTCGCTCCGGTGACGATTctggaaacaacacacacacacacacacacacttgttgacTTCGTGGTCAGTGTTTGAATTTTGTTGTGTACCCGCTGTGATCATATCAAGCCTGAACCCTGTGACCTCACTAAGGGCACAGATGGTTACCGGCGCCCGTTCACCGCAACCGGTgcccaaacaaaaacactcttgAGCTAATGGTTAACTCACTACATCAGTTATTTCCTCCTGGTGGTttggcatcacacacacacacacacacacacacacacacacacacacacttgttgaaGCCAGAGTGAAAACTCATTTTCCTCTCATTGTTTTAGAGGTAGGACACAgtttattctgtctgtgttcctcagaaagtgatgaaagaaaaacagtttgtccATCAACTTAAAGAAAAACTCCCACTAAAGGTCggccgtgggggggggggggggggggagtgaggggAACTTTTAAGATTTCGTCATTAATCATAACTCCTAATGCCATAATTTTTGTCATTTAACCAGAATTTTACACAACATCTCCACATATCTGTTGAGCCATACTTCTACAGGAGTAACTCCTCCACAAAAACACGAAtcaagtcatttgtttttcagtcgACTGACGTTGATCCACATCGACCTTAATCTGACGTTAACCGAGCGGTAAATGATTTGTGTGAAGACCgaatgtgtgtttgactgatAACACACAGCGATGTGACGAAGGCAACTGAGAAtgagatcacatgttttccCTGCTGAGGACGGTGAAACAGCTTTTTTTCGGTCAAGAGGGAAACGGTGATTATACCGAACAGCGTGTGTTTGTATAAGATTCACGTGGCCGGGATA includes:
- the LOC117768102 gene encoding phospholipid-transporting ATPase ID-like, coding for MSFFGLDCVRKKETELDRKLRANDREYNLSFRYATNAIKTCKYNFFTFLPLNLFEQFQRIANAYFLFLLVLQVIPEISSLSWFTTVVPLVLVLSVTAAKDATDDINRHRSDNQVNNRKAQVLIDRKLRSEKWMDVQVGDIIKLENNQFVTADLLLLSSSEPLNLVYIETAELDGETNLKVRQALPITGDLGDDIEKLADFNGEVRCEAPNNRLDRFTGTLSYAGQKYSLDNEKILLRGCTLRNTEWCFGLVLFGGPETKLMQNCGKSTFKRTSIDRLMNVLVLCIFGFLAFMCTILAIGNLFWEKNEGSQFTVFLPRQDGIDAGFSAFLTFWSYVIILNTVVPISLYVSVEIIRLGNSFYIDWDRKMYYARSDTPAEARTTTLNEELGQIKYIFSDKTGTLTQNIMTFNKCSINGKSYGDVVDYTGQRLEITEHTETVDFSFNPLADPRFVFHDHALVEAVKLENPEVHDFFRLLSLCHTVMAEEKKEGELRYLAQSPDEGALVTAARNFGFVFRSRTPDSVSIVEMGRQRSYELLTILDFNNFRKRMSVIVRSPEGKLSLYCKGADTIIYERLHQSCSKLMDITTEHLNEFAGEGLRTLVLAYKDLDEEYFNEWKQRHHEASTTMDDRESKLDQLYEEIEKDLLLLGATAIEDKLQDGVPQTIEQLSKADIKIWVLTGDKQETAENIGYSCNLLREEMNEIFIVSGNSPEDVREELRNARTSMKPDAVDSVLLPGRSLVKGVMMDEEVNGEHGLVINGHSLAYALERSMELEFLRTACMCKAVICCRVTPLQKAQVVELVKKYKKVVTLAIGDGANDVSMIKAAHIGVGISGQEGMQAVLSSDFSFAQFRFLQRLLLVHGRWSYLRMCKFLRYFFYKNFTFTFVHFWYGFFCGFSAQTVYDEWFITLYNLVYTALPVLGMSLFDQDVNDVWSFQHPQLYVPGQLNLYFSKKAFFKCALHSGYSSLVLFFIPYAAMHNTVRDDGKDVADYQSFALLTQTCLLFAVSIQLGLEMSYWTAVNTFFVLGSLLMYFAVTFTMYSNGMFLMLPSAFPFIGTARNSLNQPNVWLTILITSTLCVLPVLTYRFLLIQLCPTINDKVMFKVRQTKATLPPPPRRTRIRRTSTRRSGYAFSHAQGYGDLVTSRRFLRRPAVSHSLGFAHTGRTTMGFSPIGRSAGYSPTGRPQNVKVQDVEVTSLQMYKTIRDPAL